One bacterium DNA segment encodes these proteins:
- a CDS encoding glycoside hydrolase family 3 protein — MTLEEKIDEICGKDFMDGKTNERLGIPPLLMTDGPHGIRDMYGEATCFPTLVALGSTWNEDLMRRVGVALGRETRAKGRNLILGPCINIHRTPLGGRNFESFGEDPYLAGRMAAEYVKGVQSQKIGTSTKHFAANNQEWERNRISVEISERALREIYLPAFKAAVCEADTLTIMGAYNKINGSYCCENS; from the coding sequence AAAAAATAGATGAAATTTGCGGTAAAGATTTTATGGATGGAAAAACAAATGAACGTCTTGGAATCCCTCCTCTGCTAATGACAGACGGCCCACATGGCATAAGGGATATGTACGGTGAGGCAACATGTTTTCCTACGCTTGTTGCCCTGGGTTCCACATGGAACGAGGATTTAATGAGAAGGGTCGGCGTTGCCCTCGGCAGGGAAACAAGAGCTAAGGGCAGAAATTTAATTTTGGGTCCCTGCATTAATATACACAGGACTCCTCTCGGGGGGCGAAATTTTGAAAGTTTCGGAGAAGACCCTTATCTTGCTGGAAGAATGGCGGCTGAATATGTTAAAGGTGTTCAAAGCCAAAAAATAGGAACATCTACAAAGCATTTTGCAGCCAATAATCAGGAGTGGGAGCGAAACAGAATAAGTGTTGAAATAAGCGAAAGGGCTTTAAGGGAGATATACCTTCCCGCTTTCAAGGCAGCTGTGTGTGAGGCCGATACCTTGACAATAATGGGTGCGTACAACAAAATAAATGGTTCCTACTGTTGCGAAAACTC